The Alteromonas stellipolaris genome includes a region encoding these proteins:
- the atpF gene encoding F0F1 ATP synthase subunit B: MNFNATFIGQLIAFAVFVVFCMKYVWPPLMAAIEERQKKIADGLEASERAEKDLELAQAKATEQMKDAKAQAADIIEQAKKRANQLVDEETQKGHAEREKIIASGYTEIEAERNRAKEDLRKQVSALAVAGAQQILQREIDANAQNDIVEKLVAEL; encoded by the coding sequence GTGAATTTTAACGCCACTTTTATTGGTCAATTAATCGCCTTCGCTGTGTTCGTGGTGTTCTGCATGAAATATGTGTGGCCACCGCTGATGGCAGCGATTGAAGAACGTCAAAAGAAGATAGCCGATGGGCTTGAAGCTTCTGAACGGGCAGAGAAAGACTTAGAACTTGCTCAAGCGAAAGCCACTGAGCAAATGAAAGATGCGAAAGCGCAAGCAGCCGACATTATCGAGCAAGCCAAAAAGCGCGCCAACCAATTGGTTGACGAAGAAACGCAGAAGGGCCATGCAGAACGCGAGAAGATTATTGCTTCTGGCTACACCGAAATTGAAGCTGAACGCAATCGTGCCAAAGAAGATTTGCGCAAGCAAGTGTCTGCATTAGCAGTAGCTGGCGCACAGCAAATCTTACAACGTGAAATTGATGCTAACGCACAAAACGACATTGTTGAAAAACTTGTCGCTGAGCTTTAA
- the atpE gene encoding F0F1 ATP synthase subunit C, whose protein sequence is MLYIAVALLIGLGALGTAIGFGLLGGKFLESAARQPELAPQLQVKMFIVAGLIDAIAMIGVGIALYLLFAVGA, encoded by the coding sequence ATGTTATACATCGCAGTTGCACTACTGATCGGTCTTGGTGCCCTTGGTACCGCTATTGGTTTCGGTCTGCTGGGTGGTAAATTCCTAGAATCTGCTGCTCGCCAACCTGAACTAGCACCTCAACTTCAAGTGAAGATGTTCATCGTAGCAGGTCTTATCGACGCTATCGCGATGATCGGTGTTGGTATCGCTCTATACCTATTGTTCGCTGTTGGTGCTTAA